The Candidatus Methylacidiphilales bacterium DNA segment TACTTCGAAAATAACTAAACTTAAAAATATTGACTTTAAGAGACTTCCTAATCGGGGCGGTAGCGTTATTATTGAAACTAGTGGAGGAACTGCATTATTAAACCCTCGAACCGAAGGCAAAAGCCTAGTGATAGATATAAATAACTCTTCGCCGAATTCTGAAATAGTACAAAATTACGATGTTTCTGACTTTGAGTCCACCTTAAAATCATTTAGCCTTTACCCAATCAATAATCAAAATATCACAAGAGTAACTGTACAGACTGACAGTGACGATTACGATTATGTTACTTACCAGAGAGAGTCATTGATTATTATCGAAGTAAAACCACTCACCCAAGATCAAATTTCTATACGGCAAAAAAATCAGCCTCAGTATAAGGGTGAAAAAATCAGTCTTAGTTTCAATAACATAGAGGTGCGCACAGCATTAAACATCATCGCCGATGTCTCTAAACTTGATATGATTATCTCTGATTCTGTTGGGGGACAATTAACTTTGAATCTAAAAGATATACCTTGGGATGAAGCGCTGGATGTAATTCTTAAATCTAAAAATCTTTCAAAAAGAATTGATGGAAATATTTTACGGATTGGTACTGTAGAAGAATTTTCAAGACAAGACAAGCTAGAACTTGAAAGCACAACAGTAGCTAAAGCAGTTGCGCCATTACGAAGTGAGTTTATCCAGATCAACTACGCTAAAGCTAGTGAAATCGCTTCCCTATTGAAGGGAGATGCAAAAAACACATTTATCTCAGAACGAGGGAGTGTAATCATTGATGCTAGAACAAACACGCTCCTCATCAAAGAAACTGCAGAGAACTTGAATGAGATTAGGAATTTTATTGGTCGACTTGATATACCAATCAAGCAAGTGTTAATTGAAAGTAGGATTGTTATCGCTAATAATACTTTCTCTGATGAAATTGGCTCAAGGTTTGGATTTACAGGCAATTATACAAAAGGAGATAACACACTACAAATCTCGCCTACTGCAGCGCTTTCTCAAAGCAACCTAGACACTCTTGCTACCCCTGGCAATACAAAATTTCCTATCGGAGGAGGTTTTAATTACTCTAATGCGATAAGTGGCGGGGGGATTATTGGTGCGACATTGGGTAGTGTAAAAAACGGCTTCCTTACCTTAGAATTATCTGCCATGCAAGTGGAAGATCGTGGAGAAGTAGTCTCTAACCCCAGAGTAATAACTGTTGAACAAAAAGAAGCGACCATTGAGCAGGGTGTAGATATTCCCTATCAAGAGAGCGGTGCAAATGGTGCCACCACAACTTCATTTAAAAAAGCCACCTTAGGCTTGACTGTAACTCCGCAAATAACTCCTGATGAAAAAGTCATTATGGATCTGAAAATCAAAAAGGATTCACCTGGCACCGCGGGCGCAAATGGTGTGCCCAGTATTGACACCAGACAAGTCACCACCCAAGTAATTGTATCCAATGGTGACACTATCGTATTAGGTGGTATTTTCGAGCAGAGTAAAAGGAGCCAACGCAGTAAAGTACCTTTGTTTGGTGATATTCCAATCTTAGGCGCATTATTTAGAAGAGACACACAAAGCGACTCCAAGACAGAATTACTTATTTTTATTACGCCTAAAATTATCAAGGCCACAGTCCGATAAGTCAATTGGCCAATTCCATTTTTGTTATTGGCCCAACAGGTGTGGGCAAGTCTACGCTTGTTACTGCTCTAGCTAACCATTGCCAAATCATTTCATACGATTTAGATACTTTAATCGCTGATTCTACAAAACAAACTATTTCAGAACTAATTCGTTACAGAGGGATTCGAAAGTTCAGAATGATTGAATCTAACCTTTTGCGTTCAATCAGCGCCCCACCGTTACTTTCTACTGGAGCTGGCGTAATTGAAATAAAATCTAATCGTTGGTATCTCCGTGTACAGGGTGTATGTATTTATATGGCCATTCCACTACAAAAACAAATTGCCCGCTTACGATACTCAAAGGGAATTTCCAAACGACCATTGATAAGTAGAAACTTAGTGCTGAGTTTACGATTGATGCAGTTACGCCGAAGGTCTATATACCAACACTGCGCGACGATTACTTTTTGGTCGAGGAAAGAACCCGTGATTTCTAGCATCACGCGATTAATTTCTATGCTCTCCGCTCGAGGTGTAACGATATGAAGCTAGATACAATTACAGTTCGTCATACCACTAGAGAAGTTCCTATATATATAGGAGAAAATTTATTTGGCGAGGCTGATACATTGCGCCATCTTCTCAACAATAACTCTTACATTCTTATCACAAACCAAACTATTGCTTCATTATATGAACAATCAGTTATTGAAGCATGTGGAAAAAGCGGACACAAAGGATCAATAATAATTCCAGATGGCGAGATTTATAAGAATTTTACAACCTATCAAGCTGTCCTGGAAAAGATGTTTTCTTTAAAAACCCATCGCAACGATATTTTAGTGGTGGTTGGTGGTGGGGTGGTTGGCGATCTGGGAGGATTTTGCGCCGCTACCTATATGCGTGGTATCACGTATCTTTCAATACCAACCACACTACTCGCACAGGTTGACTCTTCAATAGGTGGAAAAGTTGCGATTAATCTCAACGCCGGTAAAAATATCGTTGGTAGCTTTTATCCGCCCCAGGCAATTATTTCAAGCGTTAACACATTATCAAGCTTGGCAGATGTTCATTATTATGGGGGATTTGCTGAAGTAATTAAATACGCTATGACTCATGACGCCTCAACGCTCACCTTTCTAATAGCGAGTCACGAAAAACTCATGGCTCGAGAAAGCGGATCGCTCATTTCAATTATCACTTGGGCAATGAGAATTAAAGCGGCTATTATTTCTAGTGACGAGTTTGAGCAAGGTGAAAGAAAATTATTAAATTTTGGCCATAGTTTTGGTCACGCCATTGAGTCGCTAGGAAAATATCAATCGCACAGTCACGGTGAAGCAGTGGCAATAGGAATGGTTATGGCGGCATGTTTTTCTGCTTCTTTTCTAGGCACGATAACATCAGACGATATTAGGTTACTTAAAAAAGTTTTAGCGCTATATAATTTACCTACCACATATCAAATCAAATCTGCACCAGCTTTCCTAGAAGCGATGAGGCAAGATAAAAAAAACAGCGGAACCTTTAACCTAATTCTTCTCAAAAAAATAGGCCAAGCGTATGTTGAAAATAATGTTGACGAAAATAGCTTGTTAACTTTTTTGCTCCAATGGGATAAAATGGAAACCCATGGTTGCTAACCGATACTACCTCTCTCAACAAGCTCTGCAAATGTATGGATTCACAAACCAGCCCTTTCAATACACAAATACTACCAAAGAAATATATTTTGACCCCATCATCCAATCAGTAGTAGAGAAATGGGTGCAACAAATCTCGGCTCAAGAAGCTTTTTACCTTTTAACCGGTGCAAAGGGAAGTGGTAAATCTAGCTTTGGAAAGCTTATCGCTTTACATGGTTCTTCAAAAAGTGAACTTCACACGGTTTTTCTAACTTGCTCTCCTGTCAACACCCCGATTGATTTTTTATCTCTTTTAGTTGAGCAGTCTCAATTCCAAAGTAAAGATAATGTAAAGCAACTTACTAACAAAGCCGCAAAAGAAACTTATCAGCAACTAAAAAATGGCATACTTCCTATTTATATTCTTGACAACGCTCATTCACTACAAACAAAAGTACTCGTAGAAATTGTTAAGTTTTGTAGTAGTTTTACTGAACTTGGTTTAACGTGCCCTCGTTTAATAATGTGTGGAAATGTGGAAGATATCAAGCATAAACTCGAAGGACATCCAGCCCCATTGGTCGTACAAAATAAGTTTACAGTATTATCCTGCCCAGCTTTAGATTATTCGCAAATGCATTCCTATCTTCAGTTTAAGTTTGCGAATGCAGGGATAATGAATAGCACTAAGCTAATCTCAATGCTTCCAGCAGAACGGTTAATGGAATGTCGAGGAAACTTCCAAAAATTAAACGAGATCGTAGTTGGTCTCCTTGAGGACAACTTATTAACAGAACTTCCTATTGCAAATAATGAGATTAAAAAGCAGCCTAAACTTACATACCTACAACAAAACAAGGTATCAGTAATTTCTTTGGTCGTACTTGTGATCATTGGTCTTCTCATACAAATTCTGCTTAACTGATAAAATAGTGCTATGCAAAACCGATCACGAGACAAGTCTCATTACCCCCTCCATGATATTTCTTTTGAGAAAGATTCTTGTGGATTTGGGCTACTTATTAGCCTTGAAGGGCCACAAAGAAAGGTAATCGATTATTCACTAGAGTCATTAACCAGACTTATGCACCGTGGAGCCATTGACGCCGATGGTTTAAGTGGTGATGGGTGTGGGATAAGTATAAGCATGCCTATGGAGTTCATGAAATCTGTTTGCGCAACAATACCTATAAACTTCACATCCTCAACCATTGTGGCGCAAGTTTTTATGAGCCAAGCAACTAACTTGCAAGTACTAGAGGAACAAACATTCATCGCACATGCTCAAAACGCTGGATTAAAATTTCTAGGCAAAAGATTAATTCCTCATAATGTCAGCTTCTGTGGCGAGACAGCTAAAAATTATATGCCTGTGATTTGCCAATTCTATTTTGAAAAACCAAACAGCCCCAATTTTAATGAGACTAAAACGTGCTACTGTATTAGGAAAAAAGTAGAGCATGAACTTAGAATTCATGATGATTTTTATATCTGCAGTTTTTCTTCATCACTAATTTGTTACAAAGCGTTAGTTCTGCCACAACATTTGGTTGACTTTTATCCTGAGCTTGCGAACCCACTAATGGCCTCTCGAGTGTGTTTAATCCATCAACGATTTGCAACTAATACAATTCCGCGATGGAAATTAGCGCAACCCTTTCATCATATCGTACATAATGGAGAAATAAACACATTGCAAGGTAATAGATTTTGGTTTGAAGCACGAACACCAAACTTCCTTAACGGAGAATTGTCAGAACTCAATGATGTGGTACCTTTGTTCAACCATAATGATTCAGATTCCGCCAGCTTTGATGAACTTATTTGCCTCCTCAAAGCCGGCGGACTAAGCATTGTTGAGAGTATGAGAGTTGCCATTCCACCTTCTTGGGCGAATCAGGCAGGTATTGGAAACCGAAGAAAGTCGTTTTATGAATACTACTCCATGTGTATGGAATCGTGGGATGGGCCAGCTAGTATGGCATTTTTTGATAACAATTTTGCAGGATGCATCACTGATAGAAACGGACTTCGTCCTGCACGTTGGGTGCTCACCACAGAAAAAATCCTAACCGTAGCATCAGAAATTGGGGTACGCGACTATGCTCCGAGCGAAGTGGTGGCTAAAGGTAAACTAAGTGCAGGTGAAATGCTCGTAGCAGATTTAACTCAAAATAAAATTCTAGGCGAGCAAGAAATATTTGATCAACTACTTGAGAAAAAAAGACCCTATACACAATGGATAAAATCTCACGTACACTACATCAAACCTGATAGCAGTTCTTCGGTTTTGTATCAACCTATAACAACAAGTGATGCGTATCAATCACTACTAAAAGCCTTTGGAGTTAACAAAGAAGAAATTGAAAGTATTCTTAAACCTCTCGCTAATGCAGGTTCAGAAGCAGTAGGCTCCATGGGCGACGATACCCCTCTACCACTTCTATCAACAAAGCAACGTTCACTATATGACTACTTTAGGCAGCAATTTGCACAGGTAACTAATCCCCCTATCGATTCACTGAGAGAAAACCTGGTCATGTCACTAGAAACTTGCATAGGACCTGAACCTGCGTTTTTTACTTTTGATGAGCAGCATGTTAAAAAAATTGTAATCAGAACACCTTTACTTTCTCAAAAACGATTTTTAGAATTACAAGACACCATTAACACCCTATGGAGTTGTTGTACTATTTCGCTTCTAGCAAAACGAGAAATTACTTTGCAAGCCGCTCTCGACGAAATCGTTAACCGTGCGATCACTTCAGTTTCACAATCCAACTGTGTAATAATCTTAAGCGATCGGGGGATAGATCCAGAGCATTATTCGGTACATGCTCTTTTGGCCACCGGCGCGATCCATCATGCCTTATGCAAGGCCGGATTAAGAACCAAAACCAGCATCCTAGTTGAAACTGCTACCGTGAGAGATCCTCATCATCTCGCAGTATTGATAGGTAATGGCGCAACCGCGGTGTATCCGTATCTGGCCTATGAGACAATTTTTTATACTTTTGCCAACCAAGACCAAGATAAACATATCGCTTTAGCGCATAATTATCGAAAAGGCATGAATAAAGGTTTATTAAAAATTCTTTCCAAAATGGGAATTTCTACTGTTTCAAGTTATCGAAGTTCACAATTATTTGAAATTGTAGGGCTTGATTCAGGCATTGTTAACTATTGTTTTAAAAACACCCCAAGTAGGTTAGGTGGGCACTCTTTTGACTCTCTTTATCATGAATTTTTAGCAGAACATAAAGAAGCTTTTGATAATTCAAAAACATTGTCAGTGGGGGGACTCTTAAAATATGTAGATGGTGGCGAATATCATGCTTTCAATCCAGAAGTAGTTCGCACATTACAAGTGGCCTGCAACACAGGTAATGTAGAGGCGTATAAACAATACTCATCATTAGTTAACCACCGCCCACCAATGGTGCTTAGAGACTTAATGAAAATTCGCTTTGATGAAAATAAAAAAATTTCCATTGATCTTGTGGAGCCAATTAGTAGCATTCTACCAAGATTTGATTCGGCTGGAATGTCACTTGGAGCGCTCTCTCCTGAAGCTCATATAACACTTGCAAAGGCGATGAACACAATTGGTGGCAGATCAAACTCTGGAGAAGGTGGTGAAGATAGCAATCGCTACGGGACATTAGCTGAGTCAAAAATTAAACAGGTTGCTTCTGGAAGATTTGGAGTAACACCATATTATTTACGAAACGCCGAAGTACTACAAATTAAAATTGCACAAGGAGCAAAACCCGGAGAAGGTGGGCAGTTACCAGGTGACAAAGTGAATCCTATGATTGCAAAGTTACGACTCTCCATGCCAGGCGTTTCACTAATCTCACCCCCTCCTCATCATGATATTTATTCAATTGAGGATCTAGCTCAATTAATTTTTGATCTTAAACAAATTAATCCTAAATGTTTAGTCTCAGTTAAATTAGTTTCTGAAGCGGGAGTTGGGACCATCGCCACAGGTGTAGCAAAAGCCTATGCTGATTTAATAACCATCGCCGGCTATGATGGTGGTACCGGAGCTTCGCCTCTGAGCAGTGTCAAATATGCTGGCACTCCATGGGAATTAGGTTTGCCTGAAACGCATCAACTCCTTGTTGCAAATAACCTTAGACACAAAGTTAGACTTCAAGTAGATGGTGGATTAAAAACTGGACTAGATATCATCAAAGCAGCAATACTTGGTGCTGAAAGTTTTGGGTTTGGCACCGCGCCTATGATCGCTATGGGTTGTAAATACCTGAGAATCTGCCACCTAAATAACTGCGCAACTGGAATTGCCACACAACATGACACTCTTCGTAAGTTACACTTCCATGGTGAAATGCAAATGGTCATCAATTTTTTCACTTTTGTTGCTAATGAAGTTAGAGAATTAATGGCACAACTTGGAGTGCGCTCTTTACCTGAACTAATTGGCAGGACAGATTTACTTACCAGTGATCCAGGTATCCACGCAAAACATCAAAGAATTACACTGGGAGCAATTTTACATAAAACCGACAATGTGTTTTACGAAGGGAATAAAAATAACTCATTTGATACAGGTGAGCTAGCTGAGCGCATGGTGCAAGATAGTATTGAATTTATCAGAACTTGTGCTACTCAAAAAATGGTCACAAAGGAACTTGACTACTCAGTAAAGAATTTTAACCGCTCAATCGGGGCGAGAGTTAGTGGGGAAATTACAGAACTGTACGGTAATGCTGGACTTGGTAACAACACACTTACATTCAACTTTACCGGAACTGCAGGACAAAGTTTTGGGGCATTTAACACTATTGGAATGCAACTTCATCTTGAGGGTGATTGCAACGACTATGTGGGTAAAGGTCAATATGGAGGTATCATTTCAATCAGACCCCCAGAAAACAGTACATTTAAAAGTAATGAAACTATTATTGCAGGAAATACCTGCCTTTATGGAGCCACTGGAGGAAAACTCTTCGCTGCTGGTATGGTAGGAGAGCGTTTTGCGGTAAGAAATTCAGGCGCCATTACTGTGATTGAAGGCGCAGGTAATCACTGTTGCGAATATATGACTGGAGGAGTAGTGGTCGTGTTAGGAAAAACCGGTTTGAATTTTGCCGCGGGAATGACAGGCGGGATAGCGTTTTGTTTAGATGAACATCACGATTTTGTTGATAAAATAAACAATGAATTAGTTGATATTGATAGAATCACTACCGAATCAAAATCAGACTACCAATCATTGCTGTTACTGTTTATTGAAGAACACTATCAATACACAAAAAGCTCTCACGCCAAACGAATTATAGATTCTTTTGAAGACATGGTAGAAAAATTTTGGTTAATCACTCCTAAGGCCGCCGACTTACAAGAACTATTAAATTCGCTTAAACTTGCTGCCTAAGCTAGTTGCATGAATCAAATTGCCAAGAGTACTATACTTACTATTGTAGATAGGATTGATATTGTCACATATATACAAAAATATCTTCCGTTAAAACGAGCTGGCAATAACTATATAGCGCTCTGTCCATTTCATCAAGAAAAAACTCCATCCTTTAGTGTCAATCCTCGCGATCAATATTATTACTGTTTTGGTTGCCAAAGTAAAGGTAATGTAATCAGTTTTGTTATGCAGTATCGTAAACTTGAATTCAGGGAAGCGTTAGAAGAATTGGCACA contains these protein-coding regions:
- the gltB gene encoding glutamate synthase large subunit, with the translated sequence MQNRSRDKSHYPLHDISFEKDSCGFGLLISLEGPQRKVIDYSLESLTRLMHRGAIDADGLSGDGCGISISMPMEFMKSVCATIPINFTSSTIVAQVFMSQATNLQVLEEQTFIAHAQNAGLKFLGKRLIPHNVSFCGETAKNYMPVICQFYFEKPNSPNFNETKTCYCIRKKVEHELRIHDDFYICSFSSSLICYKALVLPQHLVDFYPELANPLMASRVCLIHQRFATNTIPRWKLAQPFHHIVHNGEINTLQGNRFWFEARTPNFLNGELSELNDVVPLFNHNDSDSASFDELICLLKAGGLSIVESMRVAIPPSWANQAGIGNRRKSFYEYYSMCMESWDGPASMAFFDNNFAGCITDRNGLRPARWVLTTEKILTVASEIGVRDYAPSEVVAKGKLSAGEMLVADLTQNKILGEQEIFDQLLEKKRPYTQWIKSHVHYIKPDSSSSVLYQPITTSDAYQSLLKAFGVNKEEIESILKPLANAGSEAVGSMGDDTPLPLLSTKQRSLYDYFRQQFAQVTNPPIDSLRENLVMSLETCIGPEPAFFTFDEQHVKKIVIRTPLLSQKRFLELQDTINTLWSCCTISLLAKREITLQAALDEIVNRAITSVSQSNCVIILSDRGIDPEHYSVHALLATGAIHHALCKAGLRTKTSILVETATVRDPHHLAVLIGNGATAVYPYLAYETIFYTFANQDQDKHIALAHNYRKGMNKGLLKILSKMGISTVSSYRSSQLFEIVGLDSGIVNYCFKNTPSRLGGHSFDSLYHEFLAEHKEAFDNSKTLSVGGLLKYVDGGEYHAFNPEVVRTLQVACNTGNVEAYKQYSSLVNHRPPMVLRDLMKIRFDENKKISIDLVEPISSILPRFDSAGMSLGALSPEAHITLAKAMNTIGGRSNSGEGGEDSNRYGTLAESKIKQVASGRFGVTPYYLRNAEVLQIKIAQGAKPGEGGQLPGDKVNPMIAKLRLSMPGVSLISPPPHHDIYSIEDLAQLIFDLKQINPKCLVSVKLVSEAGVGTIATGVAKAYADLITIAGYDGGTGASPLSSVKYAGTPWELGLPETHQLLVANNLRHKVRLQVDGGLKTGLDIIKAAILGAESFGFGTAPMIAMGCKYLRICHLNNCATGIATQHDTLRKLHFHGEMQMVINFFTFVANEVRELMAQLGVRSLPELIGRTDLLTSDPGIHAKHQRITLGAILHKTDNVFYEGNKNNSFDTGELAERMVQDSIEFIRTCATQKMVTKELDYSVKNFNRSIGARVSGEITELYGNAGLGNNTLTFNFTGTAGQSFGAFNTIGMQLHLEGDCNDYVGKGQYGGIISIRPPENSTFKSNETIIAGNTCLYGATGGKLFAAGMVGERFAVRNSGAITVIEGAGNHCCEYMTGGVVVVLGKTGLNFAAGMTGGIAFCLDEHHDFVDKINNELVDIDRITTESKSDYQSLLLLFIEEHYQYTKSSHAKRIIDSFEDMVEKFWLITPKAADLQELLNSLKLAA
- the aroB gene encoding 3-dehydroquinate synthase, encoding MKLDTITVRHTTREVPIYIGENLFGEADTLRHLLNNNSYILITNQTIASLYEQSVIEACGKSGHKGSIIIPDGEIYKNFTTYQAVLEKMFSLKTHRNDILVVVGGGVVGDLGGFCAATYMRGITYLSIPTTLLAQVDSSIGGKVAINLNAGKNIVGSFYPPQAIISSVNTLSSLADVHYYGGFAEVIKYAMTHDASTLTFLIASHEKLMARESGSLISIITWAMRIKAAIISSDEFEQGERKLLNFGHSFGHAIESLGKYQSHSHGEAVAIGMVMAACFSASFLGTITSDDIRLLKKVLALYNLPTTYQIKSAPAFLEAMRQDKKNSGTFNLILLKKIGQAYVENNVDENSLLTFLLQWDKMETHGC
- a CDS encoding shikimate kinase, with amino-acid sequence MGKSTLVTALANHCQIISYDLDTLIADSTKQTISELIRYRGIRKFRMIESNLLRSISAPPLLSTGAGVIEIKSNRWYLRVQGVCIYMAIPLQKQIARLRYSKGISKRPLISRNLVLSLRLMQLRRRSIYQHCATITFWSRKEPVISSITRLISMLSARGVTI
- a CDS encoding ATP-binding protein, giving the protein MVANRYYLSQQALQMYGFTNQPFQYTNTTKEIYFDPIIQSVVEKWVQQISAQEAFYLLTGAKGSGKSSFGKLIALHGSSKSELHTVFLTCSPVNTPIDFLSLLVEQSQFQSKDNVKQLTNKAAKETYQQLKNGILPIYILDNAHSLQTKVLVEIVKFCSSFTELGLTCPRLIMCGNVEDIKHKLEGHPAPLVVQNKFTVLSCPALDYSQMHSYLQFKFANAGIMNSTKLISMLPAERLMECRGNFQKLNEIVVGLLEDNLLTELPIANNEIKKQPKLTYLQQNKVSVISLVVLVIIGLLIQILLN
- the pilQ gene encoding type IV pilus secretin PilQ, whose protein sequence is MKKLLLLLTLVVSGTSVGAQSTITSAVATDDSSESISILFTFKDGKSIKPRIIALSQPLSLNIDFDGVSSEIATATLSTPKMSSKGIKDIRSYQDGKKTRFIVTLTLPVSYEEVSSGDNQYIIKINTATSKITKLKNIDFKRLPNRGGSVIIETSGGTALLNPRTEGKSLVIDINNSSPNSEIVQNYDVSDFESTLKSFSLYPINNQNITRVTVQTDSDDYDYVTYQRESLIIIEVKPLTQDQISIRQKNQPQYKGEKISLSFNNIEVRTALNIIADVSKLDMIISDSVGGQLTLNLKDIPWDEALDVILKSKNLSKRIDGNILRIGTVEEFSRQDKLELESTTVAKAVAPLRSEFIQINYAKASEIASLLKGDAKNTFISERGSVIIDARTNTLLIKETAENLNEIRNFIGRLDIPIKQVLIESRIVIANNTFSDEIGSRFGFTGNYTKGDNTLQISPTAALSQSNLDTLATPGNTKFPIGGGFNYSNAISGGGIIGATLGSVKNGFLTLELSAMQVEDRGEVVSNPRVITVEQKEATIEQGVDIPYQESGANGATTTSFKKATLGLTVTPQITPDEKVIMDLKIKKDSPGTAGANGVPSIDTRQVTTQVIVSNGDTIVLGGIFEQSKRSQRSKVPLFGDIPILGALFRRDTQSDSKTELLIFITPKIIKATVR